A window of the Polaribacter batillariae genome harbors these coding sequences:
- a CDS encoding MbnP family protein, giving the protein MKKYSILLVVILIAFNSCKEIDCCVSPPFINLKFTHNWNGIPITNEDFSALKFTNENGEKLSIEKLRYLISNINLMDSKNYTLVDVGENTGTEISILDVKNGTYNLSFRFGFANEDNKDGEYQFLNSVNFNVPAMLGGGYHFMQFDGKYIDDNNQEAGFNYHTIRAVDRTNLTDLKFEDTSFEVNLGKVEIKNNTEIEIKVNIAEWFKNPNLWNLNELNTNLMGNFEAQKMMNANGKSVFSLGKVVNK; this is encoded by the coding sequence ATGAAAAAATATAGTATTTTATTAGTCGTAATTTTAATTGCCTTTAATAGTTGTAAAGAAATCGATTGTTGTGTAAGCCCACCTTTTATCAACTTAAAATTTACACACAATTGGAACGGAATTCCAATAACAAATGAAGATTTTAGTGCACTAAAATTTACAAACGAAAATGGCGAAAAACTAAGCATCGAAAAATTGCGATACCTAATTTCTAACATCAACCTTATGGATTCTAAAAACTATACTTTGGTAGATGTTGGCGAAAATACGGGTACCGAAATTAGTATTTTAGACGTAAAAAATGGAACTTACAACCTTTCTTTTCGTTTTGGTTTTGCTAATGAAGACAATAAAGATGGCGAATATCAATTTTTAAATTCTGTAAATTTTAATGTACCTGCTATGTTGGGTGGAGGATATCATTTTATGCAATTTGATGGAAAATACATAGACGATAACAACCAAGAAGCAGGCTTTAATTATCATACAATTAGAGCTGTTGATAGAACAAATCTTACCGATTTAAAGTTCGAAGACACTTCGTTTGAAGTAAATTTAGGAAAAGTAGAAATAAAAAACAATACCGAAATTGAAATTAAGGTAAACATCGCAGAATGGTTTAAAAACCCCAATTTGTGGAATTTAAACGAATTAAATACTAATTTAATGGGCAATTTCGAAGCCCAAAAAATGATGAATGCAAACGGAAAGTCGGTTTTTTCTTTGGGAAAAGTAGTCAATAAATAA